The stretch of DNA GCTTTGTAAATGTCGCCCTCTATTTTTACGTCGTTTCCCACTTCCAGAAAAACCACCACAATGCCGGTATCCTGGCACAGCGGGTATTCGCCTTTTTTGGCGGTCTTGTAATTCTCCACAATTTTATAAAGGACGTTTTTGGCTTTTCTTTCTTTTTCTTCCCCGGCGGCTTCTTTTACCGCTGAGACTATGTCATATGGCAGGAAGTAATTGGCGTCAATTACAAGCTGTTCAATTGCCTCTGATATCTTTTCCGAACGCAGTAATCTCAAATTATTATCCTTTAAAAACGCGGGTTTATTTTGTCAATCTGTTCTTTTATGGCTGCCGCGGATTTTTTAAGCTTTTCTGTTTCCTGCGCGGTTAATTTAAGGGTAACTATTTTTTCAACGCCGTTTTTACCAAGTACGGCGGGCAATCCCACGTATATTCCGTCTATGTCAAAATTACCTTCCGCAAGCACAGAACAGGGGATAACGGATTTTTTATCCTGAATAATTGCTTCCAGCATTTTAACCACGGATGCCGCGGGCGCGTAATACGCGCTTCCGGTTTTTAACAGCGCCACTATTTCAGCCCCGCCGTTGGCTGCTTTATCCGCAAGCGCGGCTGCTTCAGCTTGCGGTATGACAGTTTCAAGCGCTTCGCCGTTAACAAATGTGTGGGATAAAAGCGGAACCATAGTGTCGCCGTGAGAACCTAAAATTATTGACTGCATATTGTCCGCGGCGGCACCGGTGGCGTTCTGTATAAAGTGAAGAAAGCGGTATGTGTCCAGCACGCCCGCCATTCCAATCACGCGTTCTTTAGGGAAACCCGTGACTTTCTGCATGGTATAAGCCATAACGTCAAGGGGGTTGGAAACCACTATTACAACAGGGTTCTTTTTTGATTTTTTAAGTTCATTTGCCACGCCTTTTATGATGTCAAAGTTGGCAAAAAGAAGGTCATCACGGGACATTCCCGGTTTTCTGGCAAGGCCTGCCGTAACCACCACGTAATCGCATTCCGCGATTTTAGCGTAATCCCCGCCGCCTTCCACCATGCAGTCTGAACCCAGAAGAAACTTGCTCTGGTTTAAATCTATGGCTTTGCCTTTTGCAAGGTCCGCGTAAAGGTCAAGCAGATAAATATCGCCAAGGTTTCTCATCAGTGAGATATGCGCGACAGACGCGCCTACGTTTCCTGCGCCAACAATTCCTATTTTTGGTTTCATAATAATAAACCTCCGGGAGATAGATAAGTAACAAGTTACAGGTTACAAGTTACAGGTATCAACTAACAACTGACAGGTGACAGTTAACAGCTAACAGGTTACAAGTTACAGCTGAAAACTTGTACTTTAACCTGATAGTTGTAACTTGTAACCTGTTACTTGTAACCTGTTACATGCCAGTTGCTATAAGCTTCATGTTTTCAACAATCTTTTTTCCGTATTCCGAGCATTTAAGTTCAACAGCGCCTTCCATCTGGCGCGCAAGGTCGTATGTCACTGTTTTGTTTGAAATTGTGCGTTCAATTCCGTCAATGGTAAGTTTGCCGGCTTCCGGCCAGCCAAGGTGTTCAAGCATCATAACGGCCGACAGCATAAGGGAGCCGGGGTTTACTTTATCCAGGTTCGCGTATTTAGGCGCGGTTCCGTGCGTGGCTTCAAACACGGCGTATTTGCCTATGTTTGCGCCGGGCGCCATTCCAAGTCCGCCTACCTGCGCCGCCGCGGCGTCTGACAGGTAATCTCCGTTTAAGTTAGGCGTGATGATAATGTCATATTCCGACGGCCTTAACAGAATCTGCTGAAACATGGCGTCCGCTATTCTGTCCTTTATTAATATTTTGCCGTCTGTTGATATGCCGGCTGCGGCTTCGGATTCTTTTACAATTACATCCCTGAAGTTTTCTTCCGCTTCGCGGTAACACCATTTTGCAAACGCGCCTTCGGTAAATTTCATGATGTTGCCCTTGTGGACTATGGTGATGCTTTTATTTTTATTTTTTATTGCGTGCTGAATAGCCATGCGCATAAGGCGCCTTGTGCCAAATTCACTCATGGGCTTGATGCCTATGCCGCTTTCGGAAAGGATGGTCTTGTTAAAATTAGTGTTGATAAAAGAGATAACTTTTTTGGCGTCTTCGCTTCCGGCTTCCCATTCAATCCCGGAATAAACGTCTTCTGTGTTTTCCCTGAATATAATTACATTTAAATCCTGAGGTTTTTTGACAGGGGAATCAACGCCCTGAAAATAACGCACCGGCCTGATGCACGCGAAAAGGTCAAGGCGCTGCCTTAAAGTAACGTTAATGCTGCGTATGCCGCCGCCTATCGGTGTTGTAAGCGGGCCTTTTATTGCAACTGTGTATTCTTTTATCGCGTCAATTGTCTCTTCCGGAAGGTAGGAATCTGTTGCGTTTTTTGCCTTCTCGCCGGCAAGTATCTCTTTCCATTCTATCTTTCTTGCGCCGCTGTAGGCGATTTCAACTGCAGCGTCCACGACAGACTGCGTGGCGCGCCAGATGTCGGGGCCTATGCCGTCGCCTTCAATAAAACATATTATGGGGTTGTCGGGCACTTTAAGTTCATGTTTTTCGTTTACGGTAATTTTTTCAGCCATGTTTTACACTCCTACGTTTGGTCCGAATTTTTTATAAATCTCGGGAAGGAATTCCTTCACCCATGTTATCATCTCTTCATCGGCAATGCCGATTATTCTGCCGTCCACATACTGTTTGTCCACGATATCTTTTATTTTTACAACGCCGGCGTTATCTTTGGCAAGTTTTTCGCCGTCGGGAATTTCAAAGAAAGAATTTATCCAAAGCGCTATTCCGGACACGCCGGACTTATCAGTGATACCGACCATGACAGGCCTGTTTAAAACTTTCTTGGTGTCAAATATGTTGTAAATTTCTTCGTTCTTCATCAGCCCGTCGGCGTGTATGCCTGCCTTGGTCACGTTAAAGTTTTTGCCCACAAGAGGCTGTTTGGCGGCTATTTCAATTCCCATCTTCTGGTTCATGTAGCGCGCTATTTCCGTGATAATTGTTGTATCAAGAGTTTCTTTTCCTTCGCGCCCGCGGAACGAGATATATTCCATGATAAGCGCTTCAAGCGGCGTGTTGCCTGTTCTTTCGCCTATGCCAAGCCACGCCGCGTTTACAGAGCACGCGCCGTACATCCACGCGTAAATGCCGTTTGTAAGCCCGCGGTAAAAATCGTTGTGCCCGTGCCATTCAAGCCATTCGGAAGGCACGCCGGCAAAATGGTGCATTGCGTAAACGATGCCGTTGACATTTCTTGGAAGGGCGGCGCCGGGCATTGCGATTCCGTATCCCATGGTGTCGCACATCCTTATTTTAACGGGCATATTGTATTCTTTGGAAAGTTTCATAAGTTCGTTGGCTAAGGGGACCACAAAACCGTAAATATCCGCCCTGGTAATGTCTTCAAAGTGGCAGCGCGGAATTATGCCGTTATCAAGCGCGGTCTTTGCTATCTTCAGGTAATTGTCCATTGCCTGCCTGCGGGTCCATTTAAGTTTTAAAAAGATGTGGTAGTCTGAAACAGAGGTTAAAATTCCTGTTTCTTTCAAGCCCATGGCTTTAACAAGCTTAAAGTCAGATTCCACGGCGCGAATCCAGCCGGTAATTTCCGGGTATTTGTATCCGCGCGCAAGGCATTTTTCAATGGCAGCGCGGTCCCTTTCCGTGTATAAAAAGAATTCTGTCTGGCGTATTAAACCTGTATTGCCGTCAAGTTTGTGCATAAGGTCATAAAGGTGGACAATATCATCAACTTCAAAAGGGGGAAGCGACTGCTGCCCGTCGCGGAAAGTGGTATCCGTAATCCAGATATCATCCGGCGGGTCCATAGGCATGACCCGGTTGTTGAAAACTATTTTGGGGACATCATCATAAGGAAAGAAGTCCCTGTAAAGCTGGGGTTCAGTTACATCCTGAAGCTCATAATGGTAAAATTCTTCCTCGAAAAGTTTCCTTGATTTGTTGTATTGAAGCATAATAAAACCTCCGGGCATAACGTAAACTGCATAAGTAAGTCAAAAAATTATAACCTATTTAAAACCCCGCGTCAATGAATAGAACGTGAAGGACGGATGCACGGAGGGACGGAGGGACAGAGGGACGGTATTGAACGTGAGGAACAGAGGTACGGTTTAGATTTGGTAGGCGCGGGCTTTAGCCCGGGGCAGTTGTCTTTGATGTTTGGTCTTACTTCCGTCCCTCCGTGCATCCGTCCCTCTGTCCCTCTGTTTTGTCCTCTGTCCCTCTGTTTTTCCCCTTGCTTTCCCCCTAAATATGCTATATATTTTTAATTATAATAAAAACAGACAAGGACGGGTGAAATGTTACAGAATTTTATTAAAAAGCATTTAAAAAACGTGTCGCTGCAGAGAGTGGCGGTGCTTTTTGTATTTATAGCTTTTGTTATGGTAATTACTTTCGCGGGTATCCTGTTAAGCGCGGGCGACAGCGCGGCAAACGCCCCTTTAAGGCCAAAGACATCAGGAAATACGCTTCTTTCAGATAGCAAGCAGGACTATTCAGAGCTTATGAATGACAGCTATGCCGATGTCTGCAGCCGCGATATGGAACTTGCCCTTGTTTACCTGAATAAAAAATCGCTGGCAAAAGAAGCCAGATTTTCAGTGCATGAAATTAAAGCCGGGGAAAACTTCTGGGGTATTGCCAAGAAAAGAAATTATACGATAGATACGATAGTGGGCTGCAACCCGCAGTTTAAAAACCTTACAGCAAGCCTTGGCGAACAGATAATGATTCCAAGCCTGGGCGGTACAATTCATCAGGTAAAAGCGGGGGAAACATTAAAAGAAATTGCCGAAGCGTATAATGTGACAGAAGACTATATTAAGCAGTATAATAAAATAGGATTAAGGCTGAAAACAGGGGATATACTTTTTATACAGGGAAAGAAACCGGTTTTTTTAAATGAAGACATGTCAAAACTTTTTGCCACAAGGCGCCTTTTCAGGTCGCCTTTGGCCGGCGAATATACCTCTCTTATAGGCACAAGAAACGACCCTTTGATACAGGGAGTTACAAAATATCATAACGGCGTTGACATCCGCGCTAAGATAGGCACGTGGGTCGGCGCTGCCGCCGCAGGAAGAGTAACAGAGGCGGGATGGGCAAACGGGTACGGATATTACATACGCATTCAGCACGATAACGGGTATTCAACATTATACGGCCACTTAAGCAAGATACATGTAAAACAGGGGCAGCGCGTTAAAGCGGGCCAGCTTATTGCCAAGTCCGGAAACACGGGGCGCACCACAGGGCCGCACCTGCATTTTTCCATTTTCAGAAACGGCGCTGTAAAAAACCCGCTGGATTATCTGTGGTAGAAATAATACCAAGAAGTAATTAACCATGCGTTTTGCCGTTATTTATCCCCCAACAAACCGCGGCGGAAAAATTCCGCTTTTAGGGCAGAACAGGCAGTTTAAATTCACCCATTCAAGGCAGATAAAAATATACCCTTTAATACCCGCGCACGCCGCATCCAATTTAAAAGCACAGGGGCATCAGGTGCTTTTTCTTGACGGAATAAACGAGGGCATGACAGAAGGCGGCTTTGACGGACGCCTTGACGCTTTTGCGCCGGAAATAGTAATGGTGGAAACCAAGACTCCTATAATTAAATTTCACTGGGAATGGGTAAAAAAATTCAAGTTAAAATATCCCGCGTGTAAAGTAATACTGTGCGGCGACCATGTCACGTATTTTCCCGAAGAGTCAATGAACAGCTGCCCGGCGGATTTTATTTTAACCGGCGGCGATTATGATATTCTGGCAGTACAGCTTGCGGCGCATCTGTCCGGCAAAAGGGAAATGCCCGCGGGGGTTTATTACAGGGAAAACGGGGAAGTAAAAAATTCAGGCAGGTTTAAACTTGATGATAATCTGGACGCGCTTCCGTATATTGACCGCGATTTGACAAACTGGAAAACTTACGGCGAAGCGTATCTTTTAAGGCCGTGCGCGTATATTTTAACGGGGCGCGGCTGCGGCCGCGAAGGAAAAGAAACAGGCGGAGTCTGCACGTTCTGCATCTGGCAGCACGCGTTATGGGCAAGAAAAGCACGGTTGCGCAGCGCCGCTAACGTGGCGGGCGAAGTGGAAATGCTGGTAAAAAAATACGGCGTGCATGAGATATTTGACGATAATGATTCCGGCGCTGTTTGGAATACGGCGTGGATGCAGGAATTTTTAATTGAAATTGAAAAACGCGGGATTAAGGGAAAATTTGCAATAAGTTCCAACGCGCGCGCGGAAAACCTGACAGAGGAAAAATGCGTGCTTATGAAAAAAATAGGTTATAGATTGCTGAAGGTTGGCCTTGAATCCGGCGATACTGCCACACTTCACAGGATAGGCAAACTTGAAAAAATTGAAGATATCATAGAAAACGTAAAAAGGGCAAAGCGGTACGGGTTTAAAGTGCTGCTGACAATGATGGTGGGTTACCCGTGGGAAAATGAAGACGCGGTAAAAAAAACATACGCCGCCGCAAAAGAACTTATGCTGTACAAGACACACTTTGGGGATTCCATGCAGGCGTCAATCATAATGCCGTATCCCGGCACCCCGCTGTACAAAGACGCGGAAAACAACGGCTGGCTGACAGAAGACGGCAAAGATTACGAAAAGATGGATATGGAACATAATATACTAAAGTCCAATTATAATAATGAATACTGGTGCAAGAAGATGTGGAACATTCACAAACACCCGCTGTTTCTGTTAAAAAGCTTATTATCCATACGAACCCCGCGCGAAATTGCCCTTGCCTTCCGCGGAGTTAAATCATTAATGGGGCATACAAAAGATTATTAAGTTTGTTTTGTGGGTGTTTTTATAAATTGTATTTTTATGCCTTGGTAGCCGCACCCTTTTAGGGTGCGTGGTTTTAGACTTGTACTTGTTTTGTTCTGTACTGGTTGGAGCGAGCCTGCGAGCGGAAATCCCGGCAATGAAGCGAGTTTGCGAGCGAAAGAAGGCGGGATAGCCGCACCCTTTTAGGGTGCGTGGTTTTAGGATTTGTACTTGTTTTGTTCTTGTTGGATCGAACCTGCGAGCGGTTTTTAATTAAATTATCGGGACGGGGAAAATGAAAAAACATTTTGTAAATCTTCCGGTGCTGGAAACAAAACGGCTTATTCTGCGTCCTGTACAGGCGGATGATTATAATGCGGTGTTTGAATTTGCCTCTGACCCGGATGTGGCAAAATACACTTCATGGGACGCCCATAAAACAATTGAAGATTCAAAAGTGCTGGTAAGGTTTATCACAAAACGTTACGCGGATAACAAACCTTCCAACTGGGCGGTTATTCTTAAAGAAAGTAATCAGTTAATAGGCACCTGCGGTTTTGTTTCGTACTACTCCGCCAATAAAAGGGCAGAGATAGCGTTCGCCATCCGCAAAGAGTGCTGGAATAAAGGGTACATGACAGAAGCAGTTGCCAAAACAATTGAATTCGGGTTTAATGAAATAAAACTAAACCGCATAGAAGCATACTGCGACGCGGAAAATGACGCATCCGCGAAAGTACTGGAAAAATGCGGAATGAAATGCGAAGGGGTCTTAAAACAATACGCGTATAAGGGAAGCAGCTTCAGGGACATGAAAAGCTACGCAATATTGGCAGGGGAGTATTGAGTGGAAAGGAAAATATATAAGTTTAATTTTGGATATATTTTGTTGCGGATTCTACCATTACCTGTTTTGATAACTGCGGATGCTTTATTAAGAAATAGTATAGATTTAGGAGTGTTTAAAGTGGTAGCGGCGATTGTGTCCTTTTTTTTAATATGGGGCGTAATTCTTTCATTCAGAAGAGTCGTTATAGATCAGGATGAGATAGAATTCAGGGGTATATCAGGCAAGAAGACCGTTAAATGGAGTCAGATTAAATATTTGCGTGAAAATATTACGATGAGGCGCATTGATTTACTGGATGAAAATAAAAAAAGACTTTTGTTCGTTGATTATCAAATGAAAAAATATGATGAATTGGTTAATGAAATATTTGACAGAGTGAGTTTAATTCCAAAATTAACAAAAGTCCCTATAAGGTCTGGTATTAAAACAAGAAACACAAAGACCATTAATAGGAATGGATTTTCATACGTCGAGATTAACGACAATGGGTTGATACTTGAAAATGCGTGGCAAAAATTAAATATTGAATATAAAAATATCAAAGAACTTAAGTATGGCAGTGAAATGTTTGATTCTGCGCGTATTTATATTACTACTGCTAACTGGGACGATAAGTATATGATATACAACAAACATAGTTTACCGTATTTATATTTTGCTATCAAAGCCGGAATGTCAAATGGTATCTGCAGGCAATGCGGTTTAATAAACCGAAATGACAGCAAGTTTTGTGGTGAGTGTGGAAACTCTTTTACGGAGCGAAAATATTGAATCGGCGCGATTCCGGCGGGGGAGTATTTTGACAGGTAAGAGTGTGGTTTAATTTTTGTATTGGTAGCCGCGTCCCTTTAGGGCGCGTGTTTTAAGAAGTAAGGTTTTTAATAAAAGAAGCATCAATTTATGTTCTGTTGATTAATATATAGGAGTTTACATGAATTTAGCAGATGAACTTAATGAACAATTTGGAATTATACAGGATGAACAGCCGGAAATAATTAAGACGCTGTTAAGCGTTGGAATCAATTTAACAGAACATGGATGGGGTGGTTTCCATGAATGGGCTGTATCAAAAGAACAGGCGCTTGAAATTATAAATAAATGCTCGGAATTAGGAATAGCTGTACTTGGTGGAGATGTAATTGAAATAATTAACGGCAAACCCGTACATATTACTGAAGAGGGGGAAAATAAATACGGATGGTGGTTTGGTGAAGAATGGGAAAAAGATTATGTGGTTTTTGCCCGGAAAAGCGCAGATTATTCAAAAAAATATATTTCTTCATATAAACGCAGTTCTAAAAATATAGAATACTTTAATTTGATATTAATGACGGAAGAAGAGTTGAAAAAAGATAAAGAAAGACGATTGAAAGAGAAAGAAATAATTGAATCGCAAAATGCAGTGAAACTGCTTGATGGGAGAGAAAAGGGGAAACAGCTTTCCGGAGGGATTTTGGATATTGTAAAAAAAATATTGCATGCATTTCAGATTAGTTGGATTGGTGCGCTTTTTATAGGTGCGGTTTTTGCGATGACAATCGGAGAAAAGTTTTATCCGTTAGCAATTTTTGATCCGTTTGTTTTGACTGTTGCATTGCCATTTATTCTCCTATCGGCAATAGCAATTACTCCGTTTACCTACTTGGCGTATCATCCAAGTAAACACAAACATGGATTGGTGCTGCTTTTTTTGTTAACAGTATATACTGTAGTGACGAATTTGATTGGATTTAATTATGCTATATTTGCAGATAAGTTTATTGCAGGGGCATTAGGCCTTATCATAATTATTGTCATGAATATGATAGACGGTATGAAAACTCTCTCTGGTTCGCAAAATGAATTGGTGATAAAAAATCGCAAATTTATTAATAAGCTTTTTATTTGTTCTATAGTTGTATTGCTTTTAGACGTGCTTGTTATTGTATCTATTATTTTAATACAGTCTGCAGGATATTGTTCATAAAGGGGATGGGAAACATGCA from Candidatus Goldiibacteriota bacterium encodes:
- a CDS encoding radical SAM protein yields the protein MRFAVIYPPTNRGGKIPLLGQNRQFKFTHSRQIKIYPLIPAHAASNLKAQGHQVLFLDGINEGMTEGGFDGRLDAFAPEIVMVETKTPIIKFHWEWVKKFKLKYPACKVILCGDHVTYFPEESMNSCPADFILTGGDYDILAVQLAAHLSGKREMPAGVYYRENGEVKNSGRFKLDDNLDALPYIDRDLTNWKTYGEAYLLRPCAYILTGRGCGREGKETGGVCTFCIWQHALWARKARLRSAANVAGEVEMLVKKYGVHEIFDDNDSGAVWNTAWMQEFLIEIEKRGIKGKFAISSNARAENLTEEKCVLMKKIGYRLLKVGLESGDTATLHRIGKLEKIEDIIENVKRAKRYGFKVLLTMMVGYPWENEDAVKKTYAAAKELMLYKTHFGDSMQASIIMPYPGTPLYKDAENNGWLTEDGKDYEKMDMEHNILKSNYNNEYWCKKMWNIHKHPLFLLKSLLSIRTPREIALAFRGVKSLMGHTKDY
- a CDS encoding peptidoglycan DD-metalloendopeptidase family protein; translated protein: MLQNFIKKHLKNVSLQRVAVLFVFIAFVMVITFAGILLSAGDSAANAPLRPKTSGNTLLSDSKQDYSELMNDSYADVCSRDMELALVYLNKKSLAKEARFSVHEIKAGENFWGIAKKRNYTIDTIVGCNPQFKNLTASLGEQIMIPSLGGTIHQVKAGETLKEIAEAYNVTEDYIKQYNKIGLRLKTGDILFIQGKKPVFLNEDMSKLFATRRLFRSPLAGEYTSLIGTRNDPLIQGVTKYHNGVDIRAKIGTWVGAAAAGRVTEAGWANGYGYYIRIQHDNGYSTLYGHLSKIHVKQGQRVKAGQLIAKSGNTGRTTGPHLHFSIFRNGAVKNPLDYLW
- the icd gene encoding isocitrate dehydrogenase (NADP(+)), whose product is MAEKITVNEKHELKVPDNPIICFIEGDGIGPDIWRATQSVVDAAVEIAYSGARKIEWKEILAGEKAKNATDSYLPEETIDAIKEYTVAIKGPLTTPIGGGIRSINVTLRQRLDLFACIRPVRYFQGVDSPVKKPQDLNVIIFRENTEDVYSGIEWEAGSEDAKKVISFINTNFNKTILSESGIGIKPMSEFGTRRLMRMAIQHAIKNKNKSITIVHKGNIMKFTEGAFAKWCYREAEENFRDVIVKESEAAAGISTDGKILIKDRIADAMFQQILLRPSEYDIIITPNLNGDYLSDAAAAQVGGLGMAPGANIGKYAVFEATHGTAPKYANLDKVNPGSLMLSAVMMLEHLGWPEAGKLTIDGIERTISNKTVTYDLARQMEGAVELKCSEYGKKIVENMKLIATGM
- a CDS encoding malate dehydrogenase, translating into MKPKIGIVGAGNVGASVAHISLMRNLGDIYLLDLYADLAKGKAIDLNQSKFLLGSDCMVEGGGDYAKIAECDYVVVTAGLARKPGMSRDDLLFANFDIIKGVANELKKSKKNPVVIVVSNPLDVMAYTMQKVTGFPKERVIGMAGVLDTYRFLHFIQNATGAAADNMQSIILGSHGDTMVPLLSHTFVNGEALETVIPQAEAAALADKAANGGAEIVALLKTGSAYYAPAASVVKMLEAIIQDKKSVIPCSVLAEGNFDIDGIYVGLPAVLGKNGVEKIVTLKLTAQETEKLKKSAAAIKEQIDKINPRF
- a CDS encoding GNAT family N-acetyltransferase, producing MKKHFVNLPVLETKRLILRPVQADDYNAVFEFASDPDVAKYTSWDAHKTIEDSKVLVRFITKRYADNKPSNWAVILKESNQLIGTCGFVSYYSANKRAEIAFAIRKECWNKGYMTEAVAKTIEFGFNEIKLNRIEAYCDAENDASAKVLEKCGMKCEGVLKQYAYKGSSFRDMKSYAILAGEY
- a CDS encoding 2-isopropylmalate synthase is translated as MLQYNKSRKLFEEEFYHYELQDVTEPQLYRDFFPYDDVPKIVFNNRVMPMDPPDDIWITDTTFRDGQQSLPPFEVDDIVHLYDLMHKLDGNTGLIRQTEFFLYTERDRAAIEKCLARGYKYPEITGWIRAVESDFKLVKAMGLKETGILTSVSDYHIFLKLKWTRRQAMDNYLKIAKTALDNGIIPRCHFEDITRADIYGFVVPLANELMKLSKEYNMPVKIRMCDTMGYGIAMPGAALPRNVNGIVYAMHHFAGVPSEWLEWHGHNDFYRGLTNGIYAWMYGACSVNAAWLGIGERTGNTPLEALIMEYISFRGREGKETLDTTIITEIARYMNQKMGIEIAAKQPLVGKNFNVTKAGIHADGLMKNEEIYNIFDTKKVLNRPVMVGITDKSGVSGIALWINSFFEIPDGEKLAKDNAGVVKIKDIVDKQYVDGRIIGIADEEMITWVKEFLPEIYKKFGPNVGV